The stretch of DNA GCCTGTTACATAAGTAAAACATCCTGTCACCATTGCactttttccattaaaaaatatgaaagttgACAAATTAGtccacatacacactcacatcgCAATCGTATTCACTGCCAACATTTTTAATAGATTGATTATTGGAACATTTCATTTGGTTGTGATTATTCTTTTGACAATCTTATAGAGTCTTGTGCTTCACAGAAAGTGATAATTATAAACAGTATAATTCAGTATCAGGGAGGGTCCCCCGCTTTCAAAACCTAGACGAACACAAAGTTGCAGTTTTCAAGACGAAAACATCCGATGAAACACGGTTGATTGTAAATGGAAGAAATGTAAAGAATTGAAGAAATAGGCCAAGTGATGCATTTTCATGGCAGCTTGAGCCTTTTGTGCCACTGAACATTACCCTCTGTCCCAGTCTTCTCTCGGCACCATTACTGTTCAGTCTCCCTCAGTGTCCGAGCAGCATGCCTTTCCTCTTCGGGCTGTCATACCCAGGGAGAGCTGCCACGTGGTGACTACATCTACTCGAGCTTGAAATCTGAGCCCATTATGTCAACAGATGTTACTGACAGAGAGGAGCACAAGCGTGAGAGgaggaaatataaaaaggagagagatacatttataaaacaagtgacattaaagaaaatggaaacaaatattGAGGAGTTCTTTGTTTTATAGTCAATAATCAAACATTTCTCTGAAGCtgaaaaggttttgtttaaaagaaaattgatttgggattatttgttattatattatttttctctcttccaatacatttcaaaacaacTGACATATGAATCAATGGGAGCTTGACAAAACTCAAATTACAAATATCACACCAGAAACTTAATCAAGACAGTGTTTGACTAAACGTCTCACATAGATGATGAGTATGTGTGAAAGAACAAATGGTTTAAAATGGCCTTTCTGTGTCTGCTGGACAGTTTTTCCAACATGTCCATCAATGATAGTCATTTTCAATTCTTTCTTAGCTTTCGGAGGTCAtcgagagacaaaaaaaaaaagtttattctgACAATAGTTCAATGGTTTTCAATGGCCACAAGCACAAACGTGTTTGAGTTGAGAGGCAGAATTCAGCTTCATAGACAAAGCGCTCAAGAGACACCACAGCACACAGCACatagaaagaaaacagctcCACTTACAATTTAGGAACATTTGCTTGaaaacagtggggaaaaaagtacaGAAGCTGAGTTTGCTCCACTACATTTTTTGAACACAAGAGCAAACAGGGGCATTTCAATTGGACCCTGGCACGTTTTGTACAGGCGgcagtgtgttttgttgttaaTACTCAGTAAATGGTCACAATGGCAGGTGGTTATCTCACACTGACTGTTGGCCCCTGTCAGAAGTGCAACATCATTGCTGTCTTTCAGCCATGGAAACTCCAATGTCCCAGAGACACTGCCAGAAAGCAAGTGCATAggatgaacttttttttcttgacaaacTGGATCGATTACTCCATACAGGTATTTccctttaaacattttatctttcattcttttgtgatcttcatttcccctctcacatgaccttcagcagcagctcatagGTGGCATTGATGATCCCCCAGGAGAGGAGGGATCTGTGGTAATTGAGGTGGGCCCCTCTGAAGAGCATCGCCAAGCTgccacccctctctctccacactgtCAGCAGCACCTTGCTGCTTGGCTGGAAGGCTCCACCAACCTGAGACTGAGCCCGGGACTTGACCACATTTAATGGATAGAACATAATGCCGAGGGCTGCCCCCAACACCCctccacacacaaaatcaatcacCAAGTGACCTGCCCAAGTAGTGGCTTCTGGGAGCTGCTCTTTAATTGGCCCCCGAAGCCCAAAGAAGAGCACATTGCTAGGGCCATTACGGAGGAGTATAGGCACGAGGCCACGGTAGCACTCTCTGACACCATACTCAGTCAGAAGTGTTCGGAAGGTGTGGGCTGTGTTGTTGAAGCGGCCGTAGTGCCGATGGTCTTGTAGGAGAGTCTGCACTCGCTCAAATGGTGTCAGGAAGGCCTCGGCAGTTCCTGCCAATGCTGCAGCAAAACTTCGCGTGACCAGATCTGGCACGCCACTGCCATCAGCCTTGTTCAATAAGACTCTAGAGAAGTCCTCGTACAGGCCAAACATGATGGCCACTGTAGTGCTCTTCTGAAGCAGTGGGGGCAACAGGCCCCGGTAAAGATTCCTCAACCCATCCCTCTGGAGCTGCCGGACTGCCTCAGAGGCCAACACACCGTGCAGCTGTTGGCGGAACAGCACCTTCTGGATGGGGAAGGTCACCACGATATTGGTAAAAGCTGCAATAGATCCACAGACATAGTGCTTCCCTTGAGTGCCCAGTCTGGCACTCAAAGCCCCAGGTGGTAGCAGGGCGTGGCCTCCTTTAGTCAGGGCAGCCTGGGGCTGAGGTGTTCGGGTTGACTCAGAGTCCATGGTGCTTACAGCCATGGGAGGCTCAATGCACCACAGCCTGATCCTCCAGCATCACATCAGCACCACACTCTTCTGCAAAACAGAGTGAGAAAATATCACAACAGTATTAATAATCTATTTGTAAAGCACAACACACGCTTACAAACTGTTTCACATATTCCAAATACTGGAATACATATAAACAGgcataaccacacacacacacacacacacacacacacacacacacacacacacacacacacacacacacacacacacacacacacacacacacacacacacacacacacacacacacacacacacacacacacacacacacacacacacaaaatgtattaaaatactGGCCAGTCTAGATTAAAAAGTTCAGTCTTGCACAAGCAGACTGAACTGTTTAACCTCAGCTACCCACCTTAAACGTGTACAACCAGACTGCCCTATCTGGCAACAGATAAAAGATGTTACACAACTTAACATACTGATAAATGTCAGCTATGTCATGAGGTAGGAGGGTACAGCTATGGGTGGCAGAAGACACCTGCTTTATTCATTCAATGTACATGACAAGGCAAAAAGTGTTTGACGTTATCATTGAgtgtttaatgtcatttttctttttagtagTATGAGTAAGAAATAAGCTAGTGGCACAGACTGTCACATACAATAGCAACAACAAATCTCAATAACAAATCTCTGCTAAGATGAAAGCAAGAATCTTGCTTTGGTACATAAAACAAGCACTCTGTGAGTTTTCTAAATATAAAGCAGGGAAGAGACACTAGTGCCAATCTGTGAGGTCAAGTCATTAGAGGTCACAGCACGTGAACCAAAATACCATTCAAGGAATTCTTACAAACAGTTTCAGGTATGACAAACCTGAATGCCACAATACTTCTGATGTGTATGAGCCTGTCATGGAATTTAAAAAGTGCCCACGTTTAAAGTAAAGTACATATGTTATGGTAATGTACCGGTACTTTAGATACAAGTTAAGAGACTCAACTccttttaaatttgacatttcagagaAAAGTACTTAACTATACAACATTTATCAGACTACATTAATGACTTTGCAGGACACTTTTTGAAGCAAACACAGATCAAAAGAATATTACTACACTGTTACAATTTGAACTCCTTATGTGTGCAACATAaacactctgacctctgaaaCTTACAGGTTAATCCACAGTTTTAACAGAGTCAGAGCGAATGACTTAGTTCACTTTGGGTTATCGAGTGCACGGTAGTGCTGGTAGTTCTGTTGGTGTTGTTCCTTGTACTGTCTGCAAGGGACAGGAAATGTCTGGATACGGATTTCACCACTGTTTGAATGAAGGAGGGAAGCGTTTAATCATTATGGATAATGAGCACATTGTTGATATTGACACCAGTAACAACAGGGCAGAGGACAACTTCCTCTTTGTATAGTCCGTTGATTTTCTATAACTTCACATTTGGCGAACACGCCCTTTgggctgctgcttctgctgagCTCCGTCTGTAGCGTGTCGTGTCACGCTTGCTGCACTAGCTTGCTGTCAGCCAGTGGACTCGTACAGACACTACGCCCTGACCACAGTTAGAACAAGCAAACGAAGCTACATTAGCCAATTGTTGTACGAGTTAAAGATCAACCTGTCACCGCGGGCTAGCGTGCTTAGCTTAGGTACACACTAAAACACTGGGTTGTTTGGCCAACACAGCTAGCTCAACAGTGCTCGTCATTGGGGCCCGTTCGGTAACACTCAAGTTAGATTTACGTTTGGCGTGAATCAATGAATGACTTACAAAATGATAGACGTGATGACAGCGTGCCAGAACGAACAGTCTTCGACTGATTAGCATGCTAGGTGGCTAACAGACAGTGTCGAAACGGACATGCGCTGATTGATGATTGGTTGCACACTGTCACTGACAGCATTGGCAGCGTCTCGCACTTTTGGTCAAATAAAACCGACGGACTCGTAAATTGGTCTTTACCTGCCGTGCACACCAGTCGCTGTCCTGTCCCTGGACAGGTGAAGTGTAGCTTTTGTGCAGTGTAATTGGGCCACAACTGACTGAATGTAGGTCGCGTCTGCAGCTCCAGGGGCAGGTGACCGCAGCGGTGGATCTTCGGCGCGTGCGCACCACTGCAGATCTCAGAGCGTATGGATAGGACCACCACCGACTTCAGAAAAAGCTCATTTCACGTGTAAATATGCAGTCAGTTGTATTAAACGAAGCAAGTAGTGGATATATTGGGTTGCAACATCATCCTGGTAGCCTTAGATGAACAACATATGTCGAGTCAACCCATAGATTTAGAGTCAACCCCCTCAAAAACGAACAGTTCCGCGTTGTTTTGATGCGACTAGCCAATCAAGCCTCGCTTGACGGTTGGCCGTAAATCAGGACGCAGTGTAGTTTTTTGCGACTCCGGTCCCACATTATTACAACGTTAGGAACTGTTTCGGTAAAGGAGGGTTTTTAAGTTTGAATGGCAACGCCGAGAGGACTTTTAACTGCTCGCGTTCTTTTGTATATTTGCGATTGTAAAGTGTGTAAGCGATAGATGATTATGAGCCGTTTGGTGAAGAATTCTAGCAAATGTGTCAA from Scophthalmus maximus strain ysfricsl-2021 chromosome 9, ASM2237912v1, whole genome shotgun sequence encodes:
- the slc25a51b gene encoding solute carrier family 25 member 51b gives rise to the protein MAVSTMDSESTRTPQPQAALTKGGHALLPPGALSARLGTQGKHYVCGSIAAFTNIVVTFPIQKVLFRQQLHGVLASEAVRQLQRDGLRNLYRGLLPPLLQKSTTVAIMFGLYEDFSRVLLNKADGSGVPDLVTRSFAAALAGTAEAFLTPFERVQTLLQDHRHYGRFNNTAHTFRTLLTEYGVRECYRGLVPILLRNGPSNVLFFGLRGPIKEQLPEATTWAGHLVIDFVCGGVLGAALGIMFYPLNVVKSRAQSQVGGAFQPSSKVLLTVWRERGGSLAMLFRGAHLNYHRSLLSWGIINATYELLLKVM